One Paraburkholderia agricolaris genomic region harbors:
- a CDS encoding threonine aldolase family protein: MQHFASDNYAGICPEALAALIAANTSGHEPAYGDDSWTNQVCDRLRDLFQTDCEVFFVFNGTAANSLALASLCQSYHSVICHELAHIETDECGGPEFFSGGSKLLTAPGVSGKLTPDAIEAVVTRRADIHYPKPKVVTLTQSTEVGTVYTVEEVRAIAAIAKRRQLKVHMDGARFANAVAALDVHPSEITWRAGVDVLCFGGTKNGLPVGEAVVFFDRSLADDFAYRLKQAGQLASKMRFISAPWLGLLDNDVWLRNGRHANAMAQLLQTRLQEIPGVSIMFPTESNAVFAQLPAQAAKAMRARGWKFYEFIGAGGCRLMCAWDTQPETVERFAAEVRELCVA; encoded by the coding sequence ATGCAACATTTCGCGTCCGACAACTATGCCGGCATCTGCCCCGAAGCGCTCGCCGCGCTGATCGCCGCCAACACTAGCGGCCACGAACCGGCGTATGGCGACGACTCGTGGACCAACCAGGTCTGCGATCGTCTGCGGGATCTGTTTCAGACCGATTGCGAAGTGTTTTTCGTGTTCAACGGCACGGCCGCCAATTCGTTGGCGCTGGCGTCGCTGTGCCAGTCGTATCACTCGGTGATCTGCCATGAACTCGCGCACATCGAAACCGATGAATGCGGCGGCCCCGAATTCTTCTCGGGCGGCTCGAAGCTGCTGACCGCGCCGGGCGTTAGCGGCAAGCTCACGCCGGATGCGATCGAAGCGGTCGTCACGCGCCGCGCCGATATTCACTACCCGAAGCCGAAGGTCGTCACGCTGACCCAGTCGACGGAAGTAGGCACGGTCTATACCGTCGAGGAAGTGCGCGCGATCGCGGCGATCGCCAAACGGCGTCAGCTGAAAGTGCACATGGACGGTGCGCGGTTCGCGAACGCGGTCGCCGCGCTCGACGTGCATCCGTCCGAGATCACGTGGCGCGCGGGCGTCGACGTGTTGTGCTTCGGCGGGACCAAGAACGGTTTGCCCGTCGGTGAAGCGGTGGTGTTCTTCGACCGCTCGCTCGCCGACGATTTTGCCTACCGTCTGAAGCAGGCCGGCCAACTCGCGTCGAAAATGCGCTTCATTTCCGCTCCGTGGCTCGGTCTGCTGGATAACGACGTCTGGCTGCGCAACGGGCGTCATGCGAACGCGATGGCGCAACTGTTGCAAACGCGGTTGCAGGAAATCCCCGGCGTGAGCATCATGTTCCCGACAGAATCGAACGCGGTCTTTGCGCAATTGCCCGCGCAGGCCGCCAAGGCAATGCGCGCACGCGGCTGGAAGTTTTACGAGTTCATTGGCGCGGGCGGTTGCCGGCTGATGTGCGCCTGGGACACGCAGCCGGAAACCGTCGAGCGTTTCGCGGCGGAAGTGCGCGAGTTGTGCGTGGCCTGA
- a CDS encoding NUDIX domain-containing protein encodes MTDYQFCPRCAKPLIERADAEHEGGRIRQSCPDTECGYVHWNNPLPVVAAIVEYEGKILLARNAAWPEGMFALITGFLENGETPEEGIAREVLEETSLHAETVELIGVYEFIRKNELIIAYHVKAYGTVALSPELLEYRLIEPAKLRPWRAGTGQALGEWMRRRGLPFEFVEKPGQ; translated from the coding sequence ATGACCGATTATCAATTTTGTCCGCGTTGCGCCAAGCCTTTGATCGAGCGCGCCGATGCCGAACACGAAGGCGGCCGGATTCGCCAGAGCTGTCCCGATACGGAATGTGGCTACGTCCACTGGAATAATCCGTTGCCGGTGGTGGCCGCGATCGTCGAATACGAAGGCAAGATCCTGCTCGCGCGCAACGCCGCCTGGCCCGAAGGCATGTTCGCGCTGATCACCGGCTTTCTGGAAAACGGCGAGACGCCGGAAGAGGGCATTGCTCGCGAAGTGCTCGAGGAAACCTCGCTGCACGCAGAGACGGTCGAGTTGATCGGCGTGTACGAATTCATCCGCAAGAATGAACTGATCATCGCGTATCACGTGAAGGCGTATGGCACGGTCGCGTTGTCGCCGGAATTGCTCGAATACCGGCTGATCGAACCGGCCAAATTGCGGCCATGGCGCGCGGGCACCGGTCAGGCGCTCGGCGAATGGATGCGGCGGCGCGGCTTGCCGTTCGAGTTTGTCGAAAAGCCGGGGCAGTAA
- a CDS encoding acyl-CoA thioesterase, which produces MNKPAPAARSAYPHFLPITTRWMDNDVYGHVNNVVYYSYFDTVVNEYLIRAGVLDFEHGATIGLVVETHCNYFTPLVFPERVEAGLRVVRLGTSSVRYEVGLFKEGEDQPAAQGHFVHVYVDRVTRRPVTLPAGLRAALEPLSVAVQAE; this is translated from the coding sequence ATGAACAAACCCGCCCCCGCCGCGCGCAGCGCCTACCCGCATTTTCTGCCGATCACCACCCGCTGGATGGACAACGACGTCTACGGCCACGTCAACAACGTTGTCTACTACAGCTACTTCGACACGGTGGTGAACGAGTATCTGATCCGCGCTGGTGTGCTCGACTTCGAGCACGGCGCGACGATTGGCCTCGTGGTCGAGACGCACTGCAATTACTTCACACCGCTGGTGTTTCCGGAACGGGTCGAAGCGGGTCTGCGAGTGGTGCGGCTCGGCACCTCGAGCGTGCGCTACGAAGTGGGTCTCTTCAAGGAAGGCGAAGATCAACCCGCCGCTCAGGGCCATTTCGTGCACGTGTATGTGGATCGCGTGACACGCCGTCCGGTGACGTTGCCCGCCGGTCTGCGCGCGGCGCTCGAACCGCTGAGCGTCGCTGTGCAGGCGGAATAG
- a CDS encoding branched-chain amino acid ABC transporter permease: MQSFVINLLNGVSYGLLLFMLSAGLTLIFSMLGVLNFAHASFYMLGAYVGFSVAAHAGFWSALVIAPLIVGVIGAALERWLLCRVRVHGHLPELLLTFGAAYLLGELVKLGWGLSPLGATVPAVLDGPLFTVYGAAFARYRAFMMAVSLAMLAVLYAVLRVSKAGLIVRAALTHASAVEALGHNVPRVFTGVFAAGTALAALAGVIGAPIFVIEPAMADSLGSIVFVVVVIGGLGSLSGALAASLIVGCVQTFAVASDVSLGDLTAVFGDALPPAWDTLTLAQLAPLIPYLLLVAMLALRPRGLFGRRDDHA, encoded by the coding sequence GTGCAGTCGTTCGTCATCAATCTGCTCAACGGTGTCAGTTACGGCCTGCTGCTGTTCATGTTGTCGGCAGGCTTGACGCTGATCTTCAGCATGCTCGGCGTGCTGAATTTCGCGCACGCGAGCTTCTATATGCTCGGCGCGTACGTCGGCTTTTCGGTGGCGGCGCATGCGGGTTTCTGGAGTGCGCTGGTGATCGCACCGCTGATCGTCGGCGTAATCGGCGCGGCGCTTGAGCGCTGGCTGCTGTGCCGCGTGCGGGTGCACGGCCATCTTCCCGAGTTGCTGCTGACATTCGGCGCCGCGTATCTGCTTGGCGAACTGGTCAAGCTCGGCTGGGGTCTTAGTCCGCTTGGCGCGACTGTGCCGGCCGTGCTCGACGGGCCGCTGTTCACGGTCTACGGTGCGGCGTTCGCACGTTATCGCGCCTTCATGATGGCGGTATCGCTGGCGATGCTGGCGGTGCTCTATGCGGTGCTGCGCGTCTCGAAGGCGGGGTTGATCGTGCGTGCCGCGCTCACGCATGCAAGCGCGGTCGAAGCGCTCGGCCACAACGTGCCGCGCGTGTTCACCGGTGTGTTCGCGGCGGGCACCGCGCTCGCCGCGCTGGCCGGCGTGATCGGCGCGCCGATCTTCGTCATTGAACCGGCGATGGCGGATTCGCTCGGCTCGATCGTATTCGTGGTGGTGGTGATCGGAGGCCTCGGCTCGCTGAGCGGGGCGCTGGCGGCTTCGCTGATCGTCGGTTGTGTGCAGACTTTCGCGGTGGCGAGCGACGTGTCGCTGGGCGATCTCACCGCGGTATTCGGCGACGCGCTGCCGCCCGCATGGGACACGCTCACGCTTGCGCAACTCGCGCCGCTGATTCCGTATCTGCTGCTTGTCGCGATGCTGGCGCTGCGCCCGCGGGGACTGTTCGGCCGGCGTGACGATCATGCGTGA
- a CDS encoding branched-chain amino acid ABC transporter permease, with protein sequence MREPLEQVATPGISTRSVVRSFAPWLALVLFLAVPPFVWPQSWLLAYLAQTATMIVFALSYNLLLGETGLLSFGHAAYSGLGALIAAQVFNRVGVPLVLLPLIGGLGGALCGIVFGFVSTRRAGTAFAMITLGIGELVAAAAWTLPDWFGGEAGVPIDRTSGSMLASWNFGPAREAYALIALWCVLASVAMFALSRTPFMRLANAVRDNPARAAAIGCYPRRIRYGVVVMSAFFAGIAGTLGLINVELVSTESVGMMRSGAVLIATVIGGTGAFFGPVAGAIILTFFSVAVASVTRAWLFYLGLFFIAVVVSSPDGIAGFVRRHSARVAAYGWRACGKAYLWGAASAMLWTLAVVLAVQWAYAVQFGADDGTFFSVAGVPLETGSPHLWLGAVVFLLAAPGALAARYAIRAQARLAVRTVVTPIAGGAR encoded by the coding sequence ATGCGTGAGCCGCTTGAACAGGTCGCCACACCGGGGATCTCGACTCGCTCAGTGGTGCGTAGCTTCGCGCCATGGCTTGCGCTTGTCCTGTTCCTCGCCGTGCCGCCCTTTGTCTGGCCGCAAAGCTGGCTGCTCGCCTATCTCGCGCAGACCGCGACGATGATCGTGTTCGCGCTGTCGTACAACCTGCTGCTTGGCGAAACCGGGCTACTGTCCTTTGGTCACGCCGCTTATTCCGGCCTCGGTGCGCTCATCGCGGCGCAAGTGTTCAACCGCGTTGGTGTGCCGCTCGTACTGCTGCCGTTGATCGGCGGCCTCGGCGGCGCGCTGTGCGGGATCGTGTTCGGTTTCGTGTCGACGCGGCGTGCCGGGACGGCTTTCGCGATGATCACGCTCGGTATCGGCGAACTCGTCGCCGCGGCCGCGTGGACGCTGCCTGACTGGTTCGGCGGTGAGGCCGGTGTGCCGATCGATCGCACGAGCGGGTCGATGCTCGCAAGCTGGAACTTCGGCCCGGCGCGCGAAGCGTATGCGCTGATCGCGCTGTGGTGTGTGCTGGCGAGCGTGGCGATGTTCGCGCTGTCGCGCACGCCGTTCATGCGGCTCGCCAACGCCGTGCGCGACAACCCGGCGCGCGCCGCGGCGATCGGCTGCTATCCGCGTCGCATCCGCTATGGCGTGGTGGTGATGTCGGCGTTCTTCGCGGGTATTGCCGGCACCCTGGGGCTGATCAACGTCGAACTGGTGTCGACGGAAAGTGTCGGCATGATGCGCTCCGGCGCCGTGCTGATCGCGACGGTGATCGGCGGTACCGGGGCATTCTTCGGGCCGGTCGCGGGGGCGATAATCCTGACCTTTTTCAGTGTCGCGGTGGCGAGCGTCACCCGGGCGTGGCTGTTTTATCTGGGGCTGTTCTTCATCGCTGTCGTGGTGAGCTCGCCGGATGGCATAGCGGGTTTTGTGCGGCGGCATTCGGCTCGCGTCGCTGCCTACGGCTGGCGCGCGTGCGGTAAGGCCTATCTGTGGGGAGCGGCGTCAGCGATGCTGTGGACGCTGGCCGTCGTGCTTGCGGTGCAATGGGCGTACGCCGTGCAATTTGGCGCGGACGACGGCACGTTTTTCAGCGTTGCCGGCGTACCGCTGGAGACGGGCTCGCCGCATCTGTGGCTCGGCGCTGTGGTGTTCTTGTTGGCCGCGCCGGGAGCACTCGCCGCACGCTACGCGATTCGCGCCCAGGCACGCCTTGCCGTTCGCACCGTTGTCACGCCGATCGCCGGAGGCGCGCGATGA
- a CDS encoding ABC transporter ATP-binding protein, translating into MIPALAVYGIEKRFGGTRILSGVDLAIEPGERHALIGPNGAGKSTLFNLIAGGARPNAGRIDLFGAEITRLAPAAITRRGLARSFQTTSVFARLSVFDNLRCAAMLGERDRTRWWQRFSGSRTVDARAEQVLEAVGLSARRNNLAGTLSYAEQRALDLGLALAGGAHTLLLDEPTAGMNRAEAARAIELIRSTTAGRTLLMVEHDMDAVFAIADRISVLVQGRIIATGTPAAIRADAAVRAAYLGDGFPT; encoded by the coding sequence ATGATTCCAGCCCTCGCGGTCTACGGCATCGAAAAACGCTTTGGCGGCACGCGGATTCTGAGCGGCGTCGATCTGGCGATCGAGCCCGGCGAGCGCCACGCATTGATCGGCCCGAACGGCGCGGGTAAGTCGACGCTTTTCAATCTGATCGCCGGGGGCGCGCGGCCGAACGCTGGGCGCATCGATCTGTTCGGCGCGGAAATCACGCGTCTCGCACCGGCCGCGATCACGCGCCGGGGCCTTGCGCGCAGCTTCCAGACCACCAGCGTATTCGCTCGCCTCAGCGTGTTCGACAATCTGCGTTGCGCGGCCATGCTGGGCGAACGCGACCGTACGCGCTGGTGGCAGCGTTTCAGCGGCTCACGCACGGTCGACGCGCGCGCCGAGCAGGTGCTCGAAGCAGTCGGTTTGAGCGCACGGCGAAATAACCTCGCCGGCACACTGAGCTATGCCGAGCAGCGTGCGCTCGACCTCGGCCTCGCGCTCGCCGGCGGCGCGCACACCTTGCTGCTCGATGAGCCTACCGCCGGCATGAACCGCGCCGAAGCGGCGCGCGCCATCGAACTGATTCGCTCGACCACTGCGGGGCGCACGCTTCTGATGGTCGAGCACGACATGGACGCCGTGTTCGCGATCGCCGACCGCATTTCCGTGCTGGTGCAAGGCCGCATCATCGCGACCGGCACGCCGGCGGCGATTCGCGCGGATGCGGCCGTGCGCGCGGCTTATCTTGGCGACGGTTTCCCTACATGA
- a CDS encoding ABC transporter ATP-binding protein: protein MSALLDIRQLDAWYGASQALHGVTLQIEPGEVVALVGRNGSGRSTLARAIMGLVRSEGELRFAGHALGGLRTFEIARLGLGYVPEHRDVFPALSVHENLQLGVAPRARERISRFTFDDAYELFPVLRERRRTRAGALSGGEQQMLTLARALLGDPDLLVVDEPGEGLAGQVMGQVAQCLRRLRDRGVAMLLIEQRLVIAQDIASRVAVMGHGEIVFDDALASFVRRPDVMQEWLGVG, encoded by the coding sequence ATGAGCGCTTTGCTCGACATCCGCCAGCTTGACGCCTGGTATGGCGCGAGCCAGGCCCTGCATGGCGTCACATTGCAGATCGAGCCGGGCGAAGTCGTCGCGCTGGTCGGGCGCAACGGCTCCGGGCGTTCCACGCTGGCGCGCGCGATCATGGGGCTCGTGCGCAGCGAGGGCGAGTTGCGTTTTGCCGGCCATGCGCTCGGCGGCTTGCGCACCTTCGAGATCGCCCGCCTGGGATTGGGTTACGTACCCGAGCATCGCGACGTCTTCCCGGCGCTGAGCGTCCATGAGAATTTGCAACTCGGTGTGGCACCGCGTGCACGCGAGCGCATCTCACGCTTTACCTTTGACGACGCCTACGAACTGTTCCCCGTCCTGCGCGAAAGAAGGCGCACGCGCGCCGGCGCGTTATCGGGCGGCGAGCAGCAGATGTTGACACTCGCGCGGGCCTTGCTCGGCGACCCCGATCTGCTGGTGGTCGACGAACCCGGCGAGGGGCTGGCCGGTCAGGTGATGGGGCAGGTCGCGCAGTGTCTGCGGAGGTTGCGCGATCGAGGCGTGGCGATGCTGCTGATCGAACAGCGGCTGGTGATCGCGCAGGACATTGCCAGTCGGGTGGCGGTGATGGGGCACGGCGAAATTGTCTTCGATGACGCGCTCGCGTCGTTTGTGAGGCGGCCGGATGTGATGCAGGAATGGCTCGGCGTGGGTTAG
- the iolB gene encoding 5-deoxy-glucuronate isomerase has translation MSLLVKAQREGQTIVRVTPESACWRYVGFAAYRLGASEVVHVFEPSREVCIVVLTGAVDIETADATWSSLGSRDSVFEDAAPYAVYLPPGVRATVRACRDAEVGVASAPAKGEYPARLIEPSTMKRSTRGKGLNTRYVCDILPQTELAESLLVVEVRTPGGHASSYPPHKHDTDNVPHESSLEETYYHRLDPPQGFAFQRVYTDMRDIDESMAVENHDVVMVPRGYHPVVVPYGYESYYLNVMAGGQRVWHFRNDPAHEWIINKDG, from the coding sequence ATGAGTTTATTGGTGAAGGCGCAGCGCGAGGGCCAGACGATCGTGCGGGTGACGCCTGAGTCGGCGTGTTGGCGGTATGTGGGGTTTGCCGCTTACCGGCTGGGCGCGAGTGAAGTTGTTCACGTGTTCGAGCCGTCGCGGGAGGTTTGCATTGTGGTGCTCACGGGCGCGGTGGATATTGAAACGGCTGACGCCACATGGAGTTCGCTGGGTTCGCGCGATAGTGTGTTCGAGGATGCTGCGCCGTATGCGGTGTATTTGCCGCCTGGCGTGCGGGCGACGGTTCGGGCTTGTCGCGATGCGGAGGTTGGCGTGGCTAGCGCGCCCGCTAAGGGTGAGTATCCGGCGAGGTTAATCGAGCCGTCTACGATGAAGCGTTCCACGCGTGGGAAGGGGCTAAATACGCGATACGTATGCGATATTCTTCCGCAGACTGAGCTTGCGGAGTCTTTGCTGGTGGTCGAGGTTCGCACGCCTGGGGGGCATGCTTCAAGCTATCCGCCGCATAAGCACGATACCGATAATGTGCCTCATGAGAGTTCGCTCGAGGAGACTTATTATCATCGGCTCGATCCGCCGCAGGGGTTTGCTTTTCAGCGTGTTTATACCGATATGCGGGATATCGATGAATCGATGGCGGTTGAGAATCACGATGTTGTAATGGTGCCGCGTGGGTATCATCCGGTTGTTGTTCCTTACGGGTATGAGTCTTACTATCTGAATGTTATGGCTGGGGGGCAGAGAGTTTGGCATTTTCGCAATGATCCGGCGCATGAGTGGATTATTAATAAGGATGGGTGA
- the iolE gene encoding myo-inosose-2 dehydratase, translated as MTAFDVRIGINPLSWMNDDLPSLGGETPLEVALTEGRQIGYQGFELGNKFPREPQALKALLAQYDLALVSGWYSGRLARRSVEEEIAAVGPHLELLAQNGATAMVYGEVADSIQGAPQPLYQRPRFFSDTQWAAYAARVDEFARYTLSRGVRLAYHHHMGAYVETPADVDQLMSRTSDAVGLLFDAGHITFAGGDPLAVLDRYIDRVCHVHCKDVRPAVMKLARNRNWSFLDAVINGAFTVPGDGAVNFPALIDRLKRHGYRGWLVVEAEQDPVVAPSYEYAQRGFKTLRALVDAPLDAGGATQEAA; from the coding sequence ATGACTGCTTTCGACGTACGTATCGGCATCAATCCCTTGTCGTGGATGAACGACGATCTGCCATCGCTTGGTGGCGAAACACCGCTCGAAGTCGCGCTGACCGAAGGGCGCCAGATCGGCTATCAGGGCTTCGAACTCGGCAACAAGTTTCCGCGTGAGCCGCAGGCATTGAAGGCGCTGCTCGCGCAATACGATCTTGCGCTGGTGTCCGGCTGGTACTCCGGACGACTCGCGCGACGCAGCGTGGAAGAGGAAATCGCCGCGGTCGGACCGCATCTCGAGTTGCTGGCGCAGAACGGCGCGACCGCGATGGTCTACGGTGAAGTGGCCGATTCGATTCAGGGGGCACCACAACCGCTGTATCAACGTCCACGTTTTTTCAGCGACACGCAGTGGGCCGCGTATGCGGCGCGCGTCGACGAATTCGCGCGCTATACGCTGAGTCGCGGCGTGCGGCTGGCGTACCATCATCACATGGGCGCGTATGTCGAGACGCCGGCTGACGTCGATCAGCTGATGTCGCGTACGAGCGACGCCGTCGGCCTGCTGTTCGACGCGGGGCACATTACGTTTGCGGGCGGCGATCCGCTCGCGGTACTCGACAGGTACATTGACCGCGTATGTCATGTGCACTGCAAGGACGTTCGACCGGCGGTCATGAAGCTCGCGCGCAATCGCAACTGGAGTTTTCTCGACGCGGTGATTAACGGTGCATTCACGGTTCCCGGCGATGGCGCGGTGAACTTTCCGGCGCTTATCGACCGGTTGAAGCGACACGGTTATCGTGGCTGGCTGGTGGTTGAAGCGGAACAGGATCCGGTGGTGGCGCCGTCGTACGAGTATGCGCAGCGGGGTTTCAAAACGCTGCGAGCATTGGTCGATGCACCGCTCGACGCGGGCGGTGCGACGCAGGAGGCAGCATGA
- the iolD gene encoding 3D-(3,5/4)-trihydroxycyclohexane-1,2-dione acylhydrolase (decyclizing) has product MNQRVLHHDAASANDATQAHVPSGGTVRLTTAQALVRYLAAQQVTTEDGTGTEPLFGGVFAIFGHGNVAGIGEALYQHREALPTLRAHNEQAMAHSAIAYAKAHFRRRMMAVTTSIGPGATNLITATALAHVNRLPVLLLPGDVFISRAPDPVLQQVEDFHDGGVSANDAFKPVSRYFDRIVHPAQLLNALPRALRVLTDAALCGPVTLALPQDVQAQAWDFPADFFAPRVVTFHSPAPRAEDIDAAVARLRRARRPLIVAGGGVLYGRATDALHRFAAAHGIPVAETQAGKGSLAWNDPLNAGALGVTGSPAANALAHDADCVLAIGTRLQDFTTGSNTLFTQADVIGINANPFDGIKHRALAVEADARLALDALAEPLQGWHADRSWTARAHKLAASWRDTVSTLTHAPQRDTVLPYEGDVIGAVQRSSTRSALDDIVVCAAGTLPAELHKLWRAGKPGAYHVEYGYSCMGYEIAGGLGVKLARPAREVIVILGDGSYLMMNSEIATSVMIGAKLIVVVLDNRGYGCINRLQQACGGAPFNNLLDDCMQGPLGAPKIDFAAHARALGAEAEHVANIGELESALQRARAADRTYVISIDTDPARTTDEGGWWWEVAVPEVSARDAVRAARSQYDAQLAARAAPTDPGDRPRHIDNE; this is encoded by the coding sequence ATGAATCAGCGTGTATTGCACCATGACGCGGCGTCCGCTAACGACGCCACCCAGGCACATGTGCCGTCAGGCGGTACCGTCCGCTTGACGACCGCTCAAGCGCTGGTTCGCTACCTCGCCGCGCAACAGGTTACAACCGAAGACGGCACCGGCACCGAGCCGCTTTTTGGCGGCGTGTTCGCGATCTTCGGGCACGGCAATGTGGCCGGCATCGGCGAGGCCCTGTATCAGCACCGCGAAGCGTTGCCCACGCTGCGAGCGCACAACGAACAGGCGATGGCGCACAGCGCGATTGCCTATGCGAAGGCGCATTTCCGCCGCCGCATGATGGCCGTCACGACGTCGATCGGACCCGGCGCGACGAATCTGATTACTGCCACCGCGCTCGCTCATGTGAACCGTCTGCCCGTGCTCCTGTTACCCGGCGACGTGTTCATCTCGCGCGCGCCCGATCCGGTGTTGCAGCAGGTCGAAGATTTCCACGACGGCGGCGTCTCTGCTAACGATGCGTTCAAACCGGTGTCGCGCTACTTCGATCGCATCGTACATCCGGCGCAGTTGCTCAATGCATTGCCGCGCGCCTTGCGTGTGCTGACCGACGCTGCGTTGTGCGGTCCTGTCACGCTCGCGTTGCCCCAGGACGTGCAGGCGCAGGCGTGGGATTTCCCGGCCGACTTCTTTGCGCCACGCGTTGTCACCTTTCACTCTCCTGCCCCGCGTGCCGAAGATATCGACGCGGCGGTTGCCCGTCTGCGCCGCGCCAGGCGTCCACTGATCGTTGCCGGCGGCGGCGTGCTGTATGGCCGCGCGACCGATGCCCTGCACCGCTTCGCCGCCGCGCACGGTATTCCGGTAGCGGAAACGCAAGCCGGCAAGGGTTCGCTCGCGTGGAACGACCCGTTGAACGCAGGCGCGTTGGGCGTGACCGGCTCGCCTGCCGCCAACGCGCTGGCCCACGACGCCGACTGCGTGCTTGCCATCGGTACGCGCCTGCAGGACTTCACCACCGGTTCAAACACCTTGTTCACGCAGGCCGATGTGATCGGCATCAACGCCAATCCGTTCGACGGCATCAAGCATCGCGCGCTGGCGGTCGAGGCCGACGCACGTCTTGCCCTGGATGCACTCGCCGAACCCCTGCAAGGCTGGCACGCGGACCGCTCATGGACCGCCCGCGCGCACAAACTCGCGGCGAGCTGGCGCGACACCGTGAGCACGCTCACGCACGCGCCGCAACGCGACACCGTGCTGCCTTATGAAGGCGACGTGATCGGCGCGGTGCAGCGTTCGAGCACGCGCTCCGCGCTGGACGACATCGTCGTTTGCGCGGCGGGAACCTTGCCGGCCGAATTGCACAAGCTATGGCGCGCCGGCAAACCGGGCGCGTATCACGTCGAATACGGCTACTCGTGCATGGGCTACGAGATCGCCGGTGGGCTTGGCGTGAAGCTCGCGCGGCCGGCGCGTGAAGTGATCGTGATCCTCGGCGACGGCAGCTATCTGATGATGAACAGCGAGATCGCGACTTCGGTGATGATCGGCGCGAAGTTGATCGTGGTGGTGCTCGACAATCGCGGCTACGGTTGCATCAACCGCTTGCAACAAGCCTGCGGTGGGGCGCCGTTCAACAACCTGCTCGACGACTGCATGCAGGGCCCGCTCGGCGCACCGAAGATCGACTTCGCCGCGCATGCGCGCGCGCTCGGCGCAGAGGCCGAGCATGTCGCGAACATCGGCGAACTTGAAAGCGCGCTGCAGCGGGCGCGCGCCGCCGATCGCACCTACGTGATCAGCATCGACACCGATCCGGCCCGCACCACTGATGAGGGCGGCTGGTGGTGGGAAGTCGCCGTACCCGAGGTATCGGCACGCGACGCCGTGCGGGCCGCGCGTTCGCAATACGATGCGCAACTCGCCGCACGCGCCGCGCCGACGGATCCGGGCGACCGCCCACGCCATATCGACAACGAATGA